The following proteins come from a genomic window of Lolium rigidum isolate FL_2022 chromosome 5, APGP_CSIRO_Lrig_0.1, whole genome shotgun sequence:
- the LOC124657794 gene encoding putative FBD-associated F-box protein At1g61330 isoform X1, producing MLLQDIWCNILSLMPIEDSARSACVSHAFERSWRCHPNLIFTEDTLSMIRNACRKGDRASAFASKVDQIIKNHSGSVKILELDMSRCKDLNICHLNSWLKIAITPGIEKLTLCLPLKYKEGWYTFPCSLLSGQSGSSLQYLWLKHCVFRPTVGLSFLRNLTTLYLGRVCITEGELGCLLSHSLALQQLELWYCSEIICLRIPLVLERLKCLSVTSCGVLQMVESEAPNLSSFMFYGSPVQLSLGQSLQVKELNMECVDGSDFLHYAITKLPYVVPNVEDLVLSSYGERLNTPMTAAKFLHLKHLVIYFDGDSSPGYDYFSLVSFLDASPALKTFILGVQQDDMNFDSISVDALHMRQRPDHKHKSLKKVTILGFCSAKSMVELVCHILENATSLECIILDTIFDAEDNYMLGRCSVTSDRNPGDCFPTTSQVMFEADRGLMAIERYIVGKVPSTVKLDVRGPCSRCHI from the exons ATGCTTCTGCAGGACATCTGGTGCAATATACTTTCGCTGATGCCAATAGAAGATTCTGCTCGTTCAGCTTGTGTATCTCATGCTTTCGAACGTTCATGGAGATGCCATCCGAACCTCATCTTCACTGAAGACACACTAAGCATGATACGAAATGCATGTCGAAAGGGTGATAGAGCAAGTGCTTTCGCTAGCAAAGTTGACCAGATTATAAAAAACCACTCTGGCAGCGTGAAGATACTCGAGCTTGACATGTCTCGTTGTAAAGATCTCAATATTTGTCATCTCAACAGTTGGCTTAAGATTGCTATTACACCAGGGATCGAAAAACTCACCCTTTGTCTGCCTTTAAAATACAAAGAAGGATGGTACACCTTCCCATGCTCGCTTTTATCTGGTCAGAGTGGAAGCTCACTTCAGTATCTTTGGCTCAAGCACTGTGTCTTCCGTCCGACAGTTGGCCTTAGTTTCTTGAGGAACTTAACAACGCTGTATCTGGGCCGTGTATGTATTACAGAGGGAGAGTTAGGGTGCCTTCTTTCTCATTCTCTTGCTTTGCAGCAGTTGGAATTGTGGTATTGTAGTGAAATAATCTGCCTGAGGATACCACTTGTGCTGGAGCGATTGAAATGCCTGAGTGTAACTTCATGCGGTGTGCTGCAAATGGTTGAGAGCGAAGCTCCAAACCTCTCCAGCTTCATGTTCTATGGCAGCCCAGTACAGCTGTCACTCGGACAATCCTTGCAAGTGAAGGAGTTAAATATGGAATGTGTAGATGGCTCTGACTTTCTCCACTACGCTATTACCAAGCTTCCATATGTTGTGCCAAATGTTGAAGATCTTGTATTATCTTCGTATGGCGAG AGGTTGAATACACCAATGACAGCTGCCAAATTCCTCCACCTCAAGCACTTGGTAATTTATTTTGACGGAGATTCTTCCCCAGGATATGATTATTTCTCTTTGGTTTCTTTTCTTGATGCTTCTCCTGCTTTGAAGACCTTCATCTTGGGT GTACAGCAGGATGATATGAATTTTGACTCGATTTCAGTGGATGCCTTACATATGAGGCAAAGGCCTGACCACAAGCACAAGAGCCTAAAGAAAGTGACTATCCTTGGCTTCTGCTCTGCAAAGAGCATGGTTGAGCTAGTATGTCATATTCTAGAGAATGCAACATCACTGGAGTGTATCATCTTGGACACCATATTTGATGCGGAAGACAACTACATGCTTGGTAGATGTTCTGTAACTTCTGACCGCAACCCGGGTGACTGCTTCCCAACGACAAGTCAGGTGATGTTCGAAGCTGATAGAGGTCTCATGGCCATTGAAAGATACATCGTGGGGAAAGTTCCATCTACTGTCAAGTTAGATGTACGGGGACCCTGTAGCCGGTGCCATATTTGA
- the LOC124657794 gene encoding uncharacterized protein LOC124657794 isoform X2, whose protein sequence is MLLQDIWCNILSLMPIEDSARSACVSHAFERSWRCHPNLIFTEDTLSMIRNACRKGDRASAFASKVDQIIKNHSGSVKILELDMSRCKDLNICHLNSWLKIAITPGIEKLTLCLPLKYKEGWYTFPCSLLSGQSGSSLQYLWLKHCVFRPTVGLSFLRNLTTLYLGRVCITEGELGCLLSHSLALQQLELWYCSEIICLRIPLVLERLKCLSVTSCGVLQMVESEAPNLSSFMFYGSPVQLSLGQSLQVKELNMECVDGSDFLHYAITKLPYVVPNVEDLVLSSYGERLNTPMTAAKFLHLKHLVIYFDGDSSPGYDYFSLVSFLDASPALKTFILGQDDMNFDSISVDALHMRQRPDHKHKSLKKVTILGFCSAKSMVELVCHILENATSLECIILDTIFDAEDNYMLGRCSVTSDRNPGDCFPTTSQVMFEADRGLMAIERYIVGKVPSTVKLDVRGPCSRCHI, encoded by the exons ATGCTTCTGCAGGACATCTGGTGCAATATACTTTCGCTGATGCCAATAGAAGATTCTGCTCGTTCAGCTTGTGTATCTCATGCTTTCGAACGTTCATGGAGATGCCATCCGAACCTCATCTTCACTGAAGACACACTAAGCATGATACGAAATGCATGTCGAAAGGGTGATAGAGCAAGTGCTTTCGCTAGCAAAGTTGACCAGATTATAAAAAACCACTCTGGCAGCGTGAAGATACTCGAGCTTGACATGTCTCGTTGTAAAGATCTCAATATTTGTCATCTCAACAGTTGGCTTAAGATTGCTATTACACCAGGGATCGAAAAACTCACCCTTTGTCTGCCTTTAAAATACAAAGAAGGATGGTACACCTTCCCATGCTCGCTTTTATCTGGTCAGAGTGGAAGCTCACTTCAGTATCTTTGGCTCAAGCACTGTGTCTTCCGTCCGACAGTTGGCCTTAGTTTCTTGAGGAACTTAACAACGCTGTATCTGGGCCGTGTATGTATTACAGAGGGAGAGTTAGGGTGCCTTCTTTCTCATTCTCTTGCTTTGCAGCAGTTGGAATTGTGGTATTGTAGTGAAATAATCTGCCTGAGGATACCACTTGTGCTGGAGCGATTGAAATGCCTGAGTGTAACTTCATGCGGTGTGCTGCAAATGGTTGAGAGCGAAGCTCCAAACCTCTCCAGCTTCATGTTCTATGGCAGCCCAGTACAGCTGTCACTCGGACAATCCTTGCAAGTGAAGGAGTTAAATATGGAATGTGTAGATGGCTCTGACTTTCTCCACTACGCTATTACCAAGCTTCCATATGTTGTGCCAAATGTTGAAGATCTTGTATTATCTTCGTATGGCGAG AGGTTGAATACACCAATGACAGCTGCCAAATTCCTCCACCTCAAGCACTTGGTAATTTATTTTGACGGAGATTCTTCCCCAGGATATGATTATTTCTCTTTGGTTTCTTTTCTTGATGCTTCTCCTGCTTTGAAGACCTTCATCTTGGGT CAGGATGATATGAATTTTGACTCGATTTCAGTGGATGCCTTACATATGAGGCAAAGGCCTGACCACAAGCACAAGAGCCTAAAGAAAGTGACTATCCTTGGCTTCTGCTCTGCAAAGAGCATGGTTGAGCTAGTATGTCATATTCTAGAGAATGCAACATCACTGGAGTGTATCATCTTGGACACCATATTTGATGCGGAAGACAACTACATGCTTGGTAGATGTTCTGTAACTTCTGACCGCAACCCGGGTGACTGCTTCCCAACGACAAGTCAGGTGATGTTCGAAGCTGATAGAGGTCTCATGGCCATTGAAAGATACATCGTGGGGAAAGTTCCATCTACTGTCAAGTTAGATGTACGGGGACCCTGTAGCCGGTGCCATATTTGA